The proteins below come from a single Roseiflexus sp. RS-1 genomic window:
- the cas2 gene encoding CRISPR-associated endonuclease Cas2, translating into MFTIISYDIVDDRRRTNVMKYLKGWGTRVQYSVFECILDARAFATVVRELQRMIDQNTDSVRCYRLDEAAVTRIQIIGIGAVSKDPTHYLV; encoded by the coding sequence GTGTTCACCATTATCAGTTACGACATCGTTGATGATCGACGGCGCACGAACGTGATGAAATATCTCAAAGGCTGGGGAACGCGCGTGCAGTACAGCGTGTTCGAGTGCATCCTGGACGCGCGCGCGTTTGCGACGGTAGTCCGCGAACTCCAGCGTATGATCGACCAGAACACCGACAGTGTGCGCTGCTACCGTCTCGATGAAGCAGCAGTCACCCGTATTCAGATCATCGGCATTGGCGCGGTCAGCAAGGATCCAACGCACTATCTGGTCTGA
- the csx15 gene encoding CRISPR-associated protein Csx15 yields MILLNFSHPLTEQQIARIVEIIGAAPEVRAIESQIDRERPLAVVAAELADRAGLTPDEWQTIPLLINPPALAPLAVALLAEIHGRSGQFPAMVNIRPIAGSIPTRYEVAEILNLQAIREEARRRR; encoded by the coding sequence ATGATCCTTCTGAATTTTTCCCACCCGTTGACGGAACAACAGATCGCCCGGATTGTCGAGATCATCGGCGCCGCGCCAGAGGTGCGCGCCATTGAGTCGCAGATCGATCGGGAACGCCCGCTCGCTGTGGTTGCGGCGGAACTGGCGGATCGGGCGGGTCTGACCCCTGACGAATGGCAGACCATCCCGCTCCTGATCAATCCGCCCGCGCTGGCACCGCTGGCGGTTGCGTTGCTGGCGGAGATTCACGGGCGCTCCGGACAATTTCCGGCGATGGTGAATATCCGCCCGATTGCCGGTTCAATCCCCACCAGGTACGAGGTCGCCGAGATTCTCAATCTGCAAGCCATTCGTGAGGAAGCGCGACGCAGGCGGTGA
- a CDS encoding helix-turn-helix transcriptional regulator, protein MGEGSRRGGNKRSSQLIHRRRLFLVQRLIRGSATGRVLIADANAAFPDVPDGIYPSDAAAALRHDIAALRQEYNCDIQRERNGTYVLVSPGDLTVLDLPDEEIEAVAFLIDAYSESDLPLAGQIRTFLERVTLLMPEKRRNQLREMTASPRVDRPRAPARGVDTMMNLLKGVIRKREIEFDYRSPHTPDGAALHHRVAPLEFVYREGHTYLDAFCLQSDVPALRERFVLYRLDRIVPNSVRRLPNALHRDYRRPTYTLRYWLAPAVARTRDVAHWFPKSEIAYADDGSAEVTAVTNDLWRAHQILMRYREHCRVIEPAQLVDMMRESVQRMVALYATDAEQPGGEREVESFG, encoded by the coding sequence ATGGGCGAAGGGTCTCGACGTGGCGGCAATAAGCGCAGTTCTCAACTCATCCATCGGCGGCGTCTTTTTCTGGTGCAACGTCTCATTCGCGGATCGGCGACGGGGCGTGTTCTGATCGCTGATGCCAATGCCGCATTCCCTGATGTGCCTGATGGGATCTATCCATCCGATGCGGCGGCGGCGCTGCGTCACGACATTGCCGCGCTGCGCCAGGAGTATAACTGCGATATTCAGCGTGAACGGAACGGTACATATGTGCTGGTTTCACCGGGAGACCTGACGGTGCTCGATCTGCCAGACGAAGAGATCGAAGCAGTGGCGTTCCTGATCGATGCGTATAGCGAGAGCGATCTTCCGCTTGCCGGGCAGATCCGCACCTTTCTGGAGCGCGTAACGCTGCTCATGCCGGAAAAACGTCGCAACCAGTTGCGTGAAATGACCGCATCGCCGCGGGTTGATCGTCCGCGTGCACCGGCGCGTGGCGTCGATACGATGATGAATCTGTTGAAAGGGGTGATCAGGAAGCGTGAAATCGAGTTCGACTACCGCTCGCCGCACACCCCCGATGGCGCCGCACTGCACCATCGGGTCGCCCCGCTCGAATTCGTCTATCGCGAGGGACACACCTACCTGGATGCGTTCTGTCTTCAGAGCGACGTCCCGGCGCTCCGCGAGCGATTTGTGCTCTACCGCCTTGATCGCATCGTTCCCAACAGTGTGCGGCGTCTGCCGAACGCGCTGCACCGCGACTACCGGCGACCGACGTACACGTTGCGCTACTGGCTGGCGCCAGCGGTGGCGCGCACGCGCGATGTGGCGCACTGGTTTCCGAAAAGTGAGATCGCCTACGCCGACGATGGTTCGGCGGAGGTGACAGCGGTCACGAACGATCTGTGGCGCGCTCACCAGATATTGATGCGCTATCGTGAGCATTGTCGCGTGATCGAACCGGCGCAACTGGTGGATATGATGCGCGAAAGCGTACAACGCATGGTTGCGCTCTACGCAACCGATGCTGAACAGCCTGGAGGAGAACGTGAAGTTGAATCGTTTGGGTGA
- a CDS encoding TIGR02710 family CRISPR-associated CARF protein, whose translation MTASDKRIPFPEIFASFRATADGCAFRGLVLVGTLQADTPALLIAGLNPERVAFLLTDQSRPKLDEVRQRLAQVADQAPLRCSPDDWFCPDGDYSSVLRVYTGLRTVLDRWRDLERHEIAVDLTGGKSTMTVGLAKAAHVLRLAAVYVDSDYADGRPVPGTQRLATPEDPYTVFGDLEAAEARRLHNNHDYASAEKIFRDLAQRVPDNPDYAIYADLSTAYLAWDSFAPHQAGDALDRVLARADLPADLQPARSVLQAQRETLAQLTAINRRLTQRKTPPADALTALRDLNQGLALLGSLHSAALRRAAQERYDVAALMRYRCLELLSQHRLATYGIWTAEPSFDAALRRVPDLDDRYRQAQRDQGFRKQYPLPSSERSIALFDGYMLLQALDDPLVRGWNIGDIRQRSYVRNTSILAHGFRPISSLEYEQFADIVEELLDRFFALIGRSRQEWERVHRFVSLAA comes from the coding sequence ATGACGGCGTCTGATAAGCGGATCCCTTTTCCCGAAATCTTCGCGTCCTTTCGCGCTACCGCAGACGGGTGTGCATTTCGCGGTCTGGTGCTGGTCGGTACACTTCAGGCGGATACACCGGCGCTCCTGATCGCCGGTCTCAACCCGGAGCGGGTAGCGTTTTTGCTCACCGATCAATCCCGCCCAAAGCTGGACGAGGTGCGTCAACGACTCGCGCAGGTCGCCGATCAGGCGCCGCTGCGCTGTTCCCCCGATGACTGGTTCTGCCCGGACGGCGATTATTCCAGTGTGCTGCGCGTCTACACCGGGTTGCGGACGGTTCTTGATCGCTGGCGCGACCTGGAGCGTCACGAGATTGCCGTCGATCTGACCGGCGGTAAATCGACGATGACCGTTGGGCTGGCAAAAGCAGCGCATGTGCTGCGCCTGGCGGCAGTCTATGTCGATAGCGATTATGCCGATGGTCGTCCGGTGCCCGGAACGCAGCGCCTCGCAACACCGGAAGACCCGTATACCGTCTTCGGCGACCTGGAGGCGGCTGAGGCGCGTCGTTTACATAACAACCACGACTATGCCAGCGCTGAGAAGATCTTCCGCGATCTGGCGCAGCGGGTTCCGGACAATCCCGATTATGCGATCTATGCCGATCTGTCGACGGCGTACCTTGCGTGGGACAGTTTTGCGCCCCATCAGGCGGGTGATGCGCTCGACCGCGTGCTGGCGCGCGCCGATCTGCCAGCCGATCTGCAGCCAGCGCGGAGTGTGTTGCAGGCGCAACGCGAGACGCTGGCGCAGTTAACCGCCATCAACCGACGTCTGACCCAGCGCAAGACCCCGCCAGCCGATGCGCTGACGGCACTACGCGATCTGAATCAGGGGCTGGCGTTGCTCGGTTCGCTTCACAGCGCCGCACTGCGCCGCGCAGCCCAGGAACGCTACGATGTCGCGGCGCTGATGCGCTACCGCTGCCTGGAATTGCTGTCGCAGCATCGCCTGGCGACCTACGGCATCTGGACGGCGGAACCATCGTTTGATGCCGCCCTGCGGCGCGTCCCTGACCTCGATGATCGCTACCGGCAGGCGCAGCGCGACCAGGGGTTTCGCAAACAGTACCCGCTGCCTTCTTCAGAACGCTCCATCGCGCTGTTCGACGGCTATATGCTGCTCCAGGCGCTCGACGATCCGCTGGTGCGCGGATGGAATATCGGCGATATTCGCCAGCGCTCGTATGTGCGCAACACCAGTATCCTGGCGCATGGGTTCCGCCCGATTTCCTCCCTTGAGTACGAACAGTTCGCCGATATTGTCGAGGAATTGCTGGATCGCTTCTTTGCACTGATCGGCAGGTCGCGCCAGGAGTGGGAGCGGGTCCATCGGTTCGTTTCACTTGCAGCCTGA
- a CDS encoding reverse transcriptase domain-containing protein, whose amino-acid sequence MPLFPRYQGPPLMPQICSVENLTLAWRRVRSNIHVARRGRSAGLDAVTLRDFEVDWTRQMAQLADELQQGTYRPLPAKRVAIPKASGGERAIAILAVRDRVAQRAVQQVLDPLFDPCFLDCSYGCRPYVGVPDAIARVQRYADQGLGWVVDADIATCFDSLDQRVLLSLVRQRIDELPVLKLIAQWLEAGVLQGEAALPGDTPPTPLQRGEAAVRRALSWGAERLHPPPPVGPYAAAMWETPGGSIGEDGWAPRQPGLESHLWTAVMLARPVIDGARQALPYLQRIGGRRLAVAGAVAVGALALSEAAARLRHASRRGVPQGGALSPLLANIYLHPFDVAMMGQGLRLVRFMDDFVVMCATQEEAECALQFAQRQLHILRLTLNAEKTHITAYADGIEFLGAALAPRARGLRLGEGVVDFAEAECALRDALRNARRRMKRKVEG is encoded by the coding sequence ATGCCTCTTTTTCCACGCTACCAGGGACCGCCGCTCATGCCACAGATTTGCAGCGTCGAAAACCTTACTCTGGCGTGGCGGCGGGTGCGGAGTAATATCCACGTGGCGCGTCGCGGGCGCAGCGCCGGATTGGATGCAGTGACGCTGCGTGATTTCGAAGTCGACTGGACGCGCCAGATGGCGCAACTGGCGGACGAGTTGCAGCAGGGAACGTATCGACCGCTGCCCGCGAAGCGGGTTGCCATTCCCAAGGCGAGCGGCGGTGAACGCGCGATCGCCATTCTCGCCGTTCGTGATCGGGTGGCGCAACGCGCCGTTCAGCAGGTGCTCGATCCGCTGTTCGATCCGTGTTTTCTGGATTGTTCCTACGGTTGTCGTCCGTATGTCGGCGTTCCTGATGCCATTGCGCGGGTGCAGCGCTATGCCGATCAGGGGTTGGGATGGGTGGTTGATGCCGACATTGCCACCTGCTTCGATAGCCTTGATCAACGGGTGCTGCTGAGTCTGGTGCGTCAGCGCATCGATGAGTTGCCGGTGCTGAAACTGATTGCGCAGTGGCTGGAAGCCGGTGTGCTTCAGGGTGAAGCGGCGTTGCCGGGTGATACGCCGCCGACTCCGCTTCAGCGCGGCGAGGCGGCAGTGCGCCGCGCGCTGTCGTGGGGCGCGGAGCGGCTGCATCCACCCCCGCCTGTTGGACCGTATGCGGCGGCGATGTGGGAGACGCCGGGTGGCAGCATCGGCGAAGACGGTTGGGCGCCGCGTCAGCCGGGGCTGGAATCGCATCTCTGGACGGCGGTAATGCTGGCGCGTCCGGTGATTGACGGCGCGCGACAGGCGCTGCCCTACCTGCAACGGATTGGCGGGCGGCGTCTTGCGGTCGCCGGCGCTGTGGCGGTTGGCGCGCTGGCATTGAGCGAAGCGGCTGCGCGGCTGCGTCACGCCAGCAGACGTGGCGTACCGCAGGGAGGCGCGCTCTCGCCGTTGCTGGCGAACATCTATCTCCATCCGTTCGATGTCGCAATGATGGGCCAGGGGTTGCGGTTGGTGCGTTTTATGGACGATTTTGTCGTGATGTGCGCAACGCAGGAAGAAGCGGAATGCGCATTGCAGTTTGCGCAGCGGCAATTGCATATTCTGCGCCTCACGCTGAACGCAGAGAAGACGCATATCACAGCGTATGCCGACGGGATCGAATTTCTGGGCGCCGCGCTTGCGCCGCGCGCCCGCGGGTTGCGCCTCGGCGAAGGAGTGGTCGATTTTGCTGAAGCGGAATGCGCACTGCGCGACGCCCTTCGCAATGCGCGCCGACGGATGAAGCGCAAGGTTGAAGGTTGA
- a CDS encoding UPF0175 family protein — protein sequence MVTVQDLVKAKLYADDNAVIVDALRHLLRNRPDLRINLAIYRYQHEAISLAQAADLAGVSWPQMRDILRERGIPLQLGPETVEEARAEVDALYEELRPRS from the coding sequence ATGGTCACGGTACAGGATCTTGTCAAAGCAAAGCTGTACGCTGATGATAATGCCGTTATCGTCGATGCGCTACGCCATTTGCTTCGCAATCGCCCCGATCTGCGCATCAATCTCGCGATCTATCGGTATCAGCATGAGGCGATCTCGCTCGCTCAGGCCGCCGACCTGGCTGGCGTCAGCTGGCCGCAGATGCGCGACATCCTGCGTGAACGCGGTATTCCGCTCCAGCTTGGTCCGGAAACGGTCGAAGAAGCCCGGGCGGAAGTGGATGCCCTGTATGAGGAATTGAGGCCGCGTTCGTGA
- the cas1 gene encoding CRISPR-associated endonuclease Cas1 — MPTLYIQEQGVMVRKRDNQVLITKDGQTLSEVPLAKIDQVVLMGRGVQLSTALLIDLLERGIPVTFTNQHGSRHYATLTAGPSRFGDLRIRQMQFVGAPDRALRLAKDIVSAKLTNQRRLLAATGWPAAATAIAQIDAALTAAANAPHVDMLRGHEGAAAAAYFGAWRASLPPVWGFGGRAFYPPPDPINAMLSFGYTLALHDVITAVQITGLDTYLGVFHVIEPGRPSLALDLLEEFRPLIVDRLVIDLVRTNAIGREHFHHPQERPDAVYLDDVGRTLLVQRYESMLQTKVRLPGGEQTPLRRVILLQAQAIARIVRGEQEQYTGFSLNN; from the coding sequence ATGCCAACCCTTTACATCCAGGAACAGGGCGTGATGGTGCGCAAACGTGATAATCAGGTGCTGATCACGAAAGACGGGCAGACGCTGAGCGAAGTGCCACTGGCGAAGATTGACCAGGTTGTGCTGATGGGGCGGGGGGTGCAACTTTCGACGGCGCTGCTGATCGATCTGCTTGAACGCGGCATTCCGGTGACGTTCACCAATCAGCACGGCAGCCGCCATTACGCCACACTGACTGCCGGACCATCACGCTTCGGCGATCTGCGCATACGCCAGATGCAGTTTGTCGGTGCACCGGATCGCGCCCTGCGCCTGGCAAAGGACATTGTGAGCGCCAAACTGACCAATCAGCGTCGTTTGCTGGCAGCGACCGGGTGGCCAGCCGCAGCGACGGCGATCGCGCAGATCGATGCAGCGCTGACTGCGGCAGCAAACGCGCCGCATGTGGACATGCTGCGCGGGCATGAAGGCGCAGCGGCGGCGGCATACTTCGGCGCGTGGCGCGCATCGCTTCCGCCGGTGTGGGGATTCGGCGGGCGTGCCTTCTACCCGCCGCCCGACCCGATCAACGCCATGCTCTCATTCGGGTATACGCTGGCGCTCCATGATGTCATTACCGCTGTGCAGATCACCGGTCTCGATACGTACCTGGGCGTGTTTCATGTGATCGAGCCTGGTCGTCCATCACTGGCGCTCGACCTGCTGGAGGAGTTTCGCCCGTTGATCGTCGACCGGTTGGTAATCGATCTGGTGCGTACCAATGCGATTGGTCGCGAACATTTTCACCATCCGCAGGAACGACCGGATGCCGTATACCTCGATGATGTCGGGCGTACACTGCTGGTGCAGCGGTATGAATCGATGCTTCAGACAAAGGTACGGTTGCCTGGCGGCGAGCAGACGCCGTTGCGACGGGTGATCCTGCTGCAGGCGCAGGCGATTGCGCGTATCGTTCGCGGTGAGCAGGAACAGTACACAGGATTCAGTCTGAATAACTGA
- a CDS encoding VWA domain-containing protein codes for MVSYRLVRFGIAMMALWMSGMWMVWLPDRTHSATMYPTPAGRVVMASAMDAIRSDAPRAFRIVRPSARRPVDAGSPFRPSNITIELTHPGHVTKQDVTVTIGGKPATIISITPLRYLLKVQAPPQPARGRYDLEVTIRGFTAKEPGAVTYFGVDNVSVILTIDRSGSMAGNKMVAAREASRQFVDLMQAGDGIGIVGFNDGVVMPLNLTTILDSPPQSAFLFSDDMESGADQWNAQASWGLTSTARNSAWAWTDSPSGNYANNTNSALTIATPIAIPASMSNPALMFWHRYDIASPDRGEVEISTNNGATWQRLRLFTGTATSWRREVIRLDDYRGQTIRMRFRLVTDAFGVRDGWYIDDVTIGPEWDDVRARAQAAIDTLNSRGATSIGGGLQSSQRMLDTANPDLPRVIILLSDGQENTRPFVADVLPQIRAAQTTVHTIGLGRDADQQLMLSIAAQTGGTYNYAPTPEQLSGIYNTISGAVSNRQTLVTASGRVAPGGVVTQEVTIDRSISEATFWVGWTRTDTRLNLTLQTPSGGSIDPRTPRVNPNVVYVSGANYAYYRVRTPTLVPGVWQMRISRAAATPAIASETTLPFEVGVEEQSTSEVETETAPVNAPPEERTTEATATTTQPDSTNDEPFTVQALARADLTLDVALAKTVYLTTEPIVCFVILTDDAPITGATVSLSVLYPGQTTPFVVPMRDDGLHGDGAANDGVYAAYLSGSGEPGTVTFTVEATGSNRAGEPFTRRSELSTFIAAGSTPRQVVHLPLVVR; via the coding sequence ATGGTTTCCTATCGGTTGGTGCGTTTCGGCATAGCGATGATGGCGTTGTGGATGTCTGGCATGTGGATGGTGTGGCTTCCCGACAGAACGCACAGTGCAACGATGTATCCGACGCCTGCCGGTCGTGTGGTGATGGCGTCAGCGATGGATGCGATAAGGAGCGACGCACCGCGCGCATTCAGGATTGTGCGTCCTTCCGCGCGTCGCCCCGTCGATGCCGGATCACCGTTTCGTCCGTCGAACATAACGATTGAACTGACGCATCCGGGGCATGTAACGAAACAGGATGTGACGGTGACTATCGGCGGAAAACCGGCAACGATTATCAGTATAACGCCGCTCCGCTATCTCCTTAAAGTGCAGGCGCCGCCGCAGCCCGCAAGAGGACGCTATGACCTCGAAGTGACGATCAGGGGTTTCACGGCAAAGGAACCGGGCGCAGTGACCTATTTTGGCGTCGACAATGTCAGCGTCATTCTGACGATCGACCGTTCGGGCAGTATGGCTGGGAACAAAATGGTGGCAGCGCGCGAAGCGTCGCGTCAGTTCGTCGATCTGATGCAGGCTGGCGATGGTATCGGAATTGTAGGTTTCAACGACGGGGTGGTCATGCCTCTGAATCTGACGACCATCCTTGACTCACCGCCACAATCGGCGTTTCTCTTCAGCGATGATATGGAGTCTGGCGCTGACCAGTGGAACGCACAGGCATCCTGGGGATTGACATCAACAGCGCGCAATAGCGCATGGGCCTGGACGGATAGCCCCTCCGGGAACTACGCGAATAACACGAACAGCGCGCTGACCATTGCAACCCCGATTGCCATTCCTGCGTCGATGTCCAATCCAGCCCTGATGTTCTGGCATCGCTACGATATTGCATCGCCTGATCGCGGCGAGGTCGAGATTTCCACCAACAACGGCGCCACATGGCAGCGCCTGAGATTGTTTACTGGCACAGCAACGAGCTGGCGGCGCGAGGTGATCCGCCTCGACGACTATCGTGGTCAGACGATCCGGATGCGGTTCCGATTAGTGACCGATGCCTTCGGCGTCCGTGACGGCTGGTATATCGATGATGTCACCATCGGTCCGGAGTGGGACGATGTGCGCGCCAGAGCGCAGGCTGCTATCGACACGTTGAACAGTCGCGGCGCGACATCGATCGGCGGCGGATTGCAGAGCAGTCAACGCATGCTCGATACGGCCAATCCCGATCTGCCGCGTGTGATTATCCTGTTGAGTGATGGTCAGGAGAACACCCGACCCTTCGTTGCAGACGTGCTGCCGCAGATCCGCGCAGCGCAAACGACTGTTCATACGATTGGGCTGGGAAGGGACGCCGATCAGCAGTTGATGCTGTCGATCGCGGCGCAGACCGGTGGAACCTACAATTATGCACCAACGCCTGAACAACTTTCAGGCATTTACAACACCATTTCCGGCGCAGTCAGCAATCGCCAGACACTGGTGACGGCGAGTGGGAGGGTGGCGCCTGGCGGTGTTGTCACGCAAGAAGTGACCATTGACCGCTCAATCTCGGAAGCGACCTTCTGGGTCGGCTGGACGAGAACCGATACGCGGCTCAACCTGACCCTACAAACGCCGTCCGGCGGCAGCATCGATCCCCGCACCCCGCGCGTAAACCCGAATGTTGTGTATGTGTCTGGCGCAAACTATGCCTACTACCGTGTACGCACACCAACGCTTGTGCCGGGAGTATGGCAGATGCGCATCAGTCGCGCCGCTGCGACGCCAGCCATTGCTTCAGAGACGACGCTGCCGTTTGAGGTTGGAGTCGAGGAACAGTCGACATCAGAGGTCGAAACGGAGACCGCGCCAGTTAATGCACCCCCAGAGGAGCGTACCACTGAGGCTACCGCAACAACGACGCAACCAGACTCCACCAACGATGAGCCGTTCACGGTGCAGGCGCTGGCGCGCGCCGATCTGACGCTCGACGTCGCTCTTGCGAAAACCGTCTATCTGACGACCGAGCCGATCGTCTGTTTCGTCATCCTGACGGACGATGCGCCGATTACCGGCGCAACCGTGTCGCTCAGCGTTCTGTACCCCGGTCAGACGACGCCGTTCGTTGTCCCGATGCGCGACGATGGGCTGCACGGCGACGGCGCTGCGAACGATGGCGTCTATGCAGCGTACCTGAGTGGATCTGGCGAACCCGGCACAGTGACATTCACTGTGGAGGCAACCGGTTCGAACCGCGCGGGCGAGCCGTTTACACGCCGGTCGGAACTCTCGACCTTTATCGCAGCCGGTTCAACCCCGCGCCAGGTTGTTCATTTGCCGCTCGTTGTACGCTAG
- a CDS encoding DUF3368 domain-containing protein, producing the protein MSVVSNTTVLSNFASVGQLAVLRHIFGSVYLPAEVFAEIEDAQREGYAFFADIEQHMFPFTQDGWLHLVSLTETELRLAATLSAGLHRGERSCIAIALQRNWLMLTDDRAARAEARLRQARFSGSIGCLVLAVERGLVPLAQANGWLEAMIAQGYYAPWTDLSLLINRGPAET; encoded by the coding sequence GTGAGCGTGGTCAGTAACACCACTGTGCTCTCAAATTTCGCAAGTGTTGGCCAGCTTGCGGTGCTGCGCCACATCTTCGGTAGCGTCTACCTGCCAGCTGAGGTATTTGCTGAAATTGAGGATGCACAGCGTGAGGGATACGCATTTTTCGCCGATATCGAACAGCATATGTTCCCATTTACGCAAGATGGATGGCTTCATCTTGTCAGTTTGACTGAAACCGAGCTGCGCCTGGCTGCAACATTATCAGCGGGATTGCATCGTGGTGAACGCAGTTGCATAGCCATCGCCCTCCAACGCAACTGGCTGATGCTGACCGATGACCGGGCTGCACGCGCCGAAGCGCGGCTGCGGCAGGCGCGGTTTTCGGGATCGATTGGCTGTCTCGTCCTTGCAGTGGAACGAGGTCTGGTTCCGCTGGCTCAGGCAAATGGATGGCTGGAGGCAATGATTGCTCAGGGCTATTATGCGCCATGGACCGACCTGAGCCTTCTCATCAATCGCGGACCAGCGGAAACCTGA
- a CDS encoding WYL domain-containing protein, translating into MLQPLLPDAPAPELARLFHFLLPLLEARGLVQRHGGQCAPALGAAAFLAAPLDDQRARLVEAWLHCAAPDAWLRRLRVASAGLDEPALRRRLVQWAQALPPDRLLAPEATYDALAATFGPLADAHTHGFRVVRRPPWRRRSEARVWQAALRGPLAWLGVVAWHAGRVVRPTTWALADGAWRYGAPGEVTAPFGALDAAALTLAQGGRWVRGDAGGLTVQVAGASGVQGDRVRRLLARRAGEAPDGWWGTRAADAPALRLAEGALLLADAPGDLERALRGRSVRRYAQRLAAGVALVRAEHVAAVTRALARQGIAVDRLPGGGALAAGGTLPAAPLAPGECAALLAACAYARRYAPEGLPLVIPATLEARLWQGVTPPLRAAVEAALASIEAPEAAGSGGTGSDAAPLCTDPDAVLRTVRRALTQQRLVTLAYETGGEGRITRRTVRPLGLERRGERWLLHAYCLQRRAERTFRLDRVRGCALAPPAERWVPEPAAAAVQPVRPDSALDPC; encoded by the coding sequence GTGCTGCAGCCGCTGCTGCCGGACGCGCCCGCGCCGGAGCTCGCCCGGCTGTTCCACTTCCTGCTGCCGCTGCTGGAGGCGCGCGGGCTGGTGCAGCGCCACGGCGGGCAATGCGCCCCGGCGCTCGGAGCGGCGGCGTTTCTGGCTGCGCCGCTCGATGACCAGCGCGCGCGCCTGGTCGAGGCCTGGCTGCACTGCGCCGCGCCGGACGCCTGGCTGCGTCGCCTGCGCGTGGCGTCCGCCGGGCTGGACGAACCGGCGCTGCGCCGCCGTCTGGTGCAGTGGGCGCAGGCGCTGCCGCCCGACCGCCTGCTCGCGCCGGAGGCGACGTATGACGCGCTGGCGGCGACGTTCGGGCCGCTCGCCGATGCGCACACCCACGGCTTCCGCGTCGTCCGCCGTCCGCCGTGGCGGCGGCGCAGCGAGGCGCGGGTGTGGCAGGCGGCGCTGCGGGGACCGCTCGCCTGGCTGGGGGTCGTCGCCTGGCATGCCGGACGGGTGGTGCGTCCGACGACGTGGGCGCTGGCAGACGGCGCCTGGCGCTATGGCGCGCCGGGGGAGGTCACGGCGCCGTTCGGCGCGCTCGACGCCGCAGCGCTGACGCTGGCGCAGGGAGGACGCTGGGTGCGGGGCGATGCCGGAGGGTTGACGGTGCAGGTCGCCGGGGCGTCGGGGGTGCAGGGGGACCGGGTGCGGCGTCTGCTGGCGCGCCGCGCGGGGGAGGCGCCGGACGGGTGGTGGGGGACGCGCGCCGCCGACGCGCCGGCGTTGCGCCTGGCGGAAGGCGCCCTGCTGCTGGCGGACGCGCCGGGCGACCTGGAGCGGGCGCTGCGGGGGCGGAGCGTGCGGCGGTATGCGCAGCGGCTGGCGGCGGGCGTCGCGCTGGTGCGGGCGGAACACGTCGCGGCGGTGACGCGGGCGCTGGCGCGGCAGGGGATCGCGGTGGACCGCCTGCCGGGGGGCGGGGCGCTGGCGGCGGGCGGGACGCTCCCGGCGGCGCCGCTGGCGCCGGGGGAGTGCGCGGCGCTGCTGGCGGCGTGCGCGTATGCTCGCCGGTACGCGCCGGAGGGGCTGCCGCTGGTCATCCCCGCGACGCTGGAAGCGCGGTTGTGGCAGGGGGTGACGCCGCCGCTGCGCGCGGCGGTGGAGGCGGCGCTGGCGAGCATCGAGGCGCCGGAGGCGGCGGGGAGCGGGGGGACGGGGAGCGACGCCGCGCCGCTGTGCACGGATCCCGATGCGGTGCTGCGGACGGTGCGGCGGGCGCTGACGCAGCAGCGACTGGTGACACTGGCGTATGAGACGGGCGGGGAAGGGCGGATCACGCGGCGCACGGTGCGCCCGCTGGGGCTGGAGCGGCGCGGCGAGCGCTGGCTGCTGCACGCCTATTGTTTGCAGCGCCGCGCGGAACGGACGTTTCGGCTGGACCGGGTGCGGGGGTGTGCGCTGGCGCCGCCTGCGGAGCGTTGGGTGCCGGAACCGGCGGCGGCGGCGGTGCAGCCGGTCAGACCAGATAGTGCGTTGGATCCTTGCTGA
- a CDS encoding ribonuclease HI family protein: MSHLLLQVDGTPGCPPRGIAGLGIIVRNQAGAVLAWSCERAPATTNNEAEYLAVIAGLTLVIRRFPGVAVRCLTDSRIVVDQLTGRHAVRAMALKPLHERARMLVLQHGSVTFIAIPRELNRLADALAWEALDGRGWLARVGREAGLATVNSDM, translated from the coding sequence GTGAGCCATCTGTTGCTTCAGGTCGACGGTACGCCTGGTTGCCCGCCGCGCGGTATCGCGGGGCTGGGGATCATCGTGCGCAACCAGGCGGGCGCGGTGCTGGCGTGGTCGTGCGAACGCGCACCGGCGACGACCAACAACGAGGCGGAGTATCTGGCGGTCATTGCCGGGTTAACGCTGGTCATCCGGCGTTTTCCCGGCGTGGCGGTGCGGTGCCTGACCGATAGCCGCATTGTGGTCGATCAACTCACAGGACGGCATGCTGTGCGAGCGATGGCGCTCAAACCGCTGCACGAACGCGCCCGTATGCTCGTCCTTCAGCACGGCAGCGTGACGTTCATCGCCATTCCGCGCGAACTCAACCGTCTGGCGGACGCGCTGGCGTGGGAGGCGCTCGACGGACGCGGCTGGCTTGCGCGTGTCGGTCGAGAAGCGGGTCTTGCTACGGTCAACAGTGATATGTGA